A region of Pyxidicoccus parkwaysis DNA encodes the following proteins:
- a CDS encoding trifunctional serine/threonine-protein kinase/ATP-binding protein/sensor histidine kinase, translating into MVTNIGDYDITGWIHESRASLIMRGRRRTDGLPVVLKMTRERNPPPLKLTRLKHEYALLRTLEGDGFVRAHELVDDGGRWALVQEDFGAASLAHLGMAGTLTLEEFLTLALQLTGILGTLHQRRVVHKDINPSNIVMNRGTGRVALIDFGISTLLSQETRAFSGPNALVGTLVYMSPEQTGRMNRSIDYRTDYYSLGATFYELLTGQPPLLSKDPLELVHWVIARQPVSPHDVDGRIPRAVADIVLKLLSKSADERYQSARGLQADLRECLEQLRRTGVVAPFPLGRQDASEHFRLPQKLYGRQPQVERLLAAFERTRQGPALLTVSGGPGIGKSALVQEVYRPLTLRRGYFAAGKFEQDSAQVPYAALGQVFQSLVQQLQTESEERLSARREQLTVALGAHAGLLAPLCPALERVLGKLPEPVALPPSEARDRFHQLVRDFLAAFSAPEHPLCLFLDDLQWADADSLKLLAQLLAPGGSPSLFVVGAYRDSEVGPGHPLTLTLRELEAQGSSVENLVLSPLEREDVTALVADTLAVSPEAAAPLAELLGARTGGNPFFVRAFLTELHADGLLTYTSQGWRWDLEHIQRKGITDNVVDLMNLRVERLPAQTRSLLDVAACLGGRFELGTLEVVAGLGHGKAGEALWPAVVEGLVIALAPVHSAADLVTNGTGLELRFTHDRVRQAVLGRLAPEARARMHLDIGRRLLAAGHPGEHEHGLFDVVGQLNPGRTAMSDAAELDALAGLNLRAARKALQGAAAQRGLEHARVAISLLGEGDWERRHAFCWDIYMAALEAAFLCSDLETFAALAKVLLAHARTLLDELKVRRLEGQLLFFQQREADALALYLDVLRRLGHALPSSPGPEDIGRELQATAQLLGDRPIEELAGLPECHSPEARAVLEFLGHAMRAASMGMLFPVAICRIVQCSLQQGNSPDSVTGYLFYGALLVQAGDHDRACRFGRLALKLAERYDVKSLLAQVNHYGPALLFCWQQPLYELVPQLVDSYRHARESGSPYDIANNVTGLCQMRFFSGRDLRELAADMAGYHDVVRKQRNPLVLGWYEPLHQVVMDLVQDSAEPTRLAGPVYDAQARLPGLGSTGLAAPFIHHHCHAFLAYLFGDVAGALASAEAAEPGFMLMGGSLWAGPIVLLRSLYRLAACAGAEPAERERLLAKVAADQQLLAAWLPHNPRSMEHRQMMVEAERARVLGDVLRARESFERAVELARRGGYQHEEALAYELAARFYLSQDDAKRARHHLRYAHQAYLRWGAVSKARALEREHPHLLPRFALASLTTQTLAVTGDDQDFHLLDVLSVLNASQAISSELALDKLLVHLMQLLIEAAGAQTGYLMLERGGRWVAAVEKAPGSDDIQLLGSVPVEELESRGHRGLPMSVVHYVARSQESIVLDDAASSERFGRDAYILQHQVRSVLCFPLSRQGGRVSMVYLENNLSRGAFTLDRLRILQLLSAQAVISLENALLYETLEQKVEQRTQELQVKNEQLASTLARLQETQNRLILQDRLASLGAMTAGIAHELRNPLNFVNSFSRLSSDLLQEMLDELAALGTQLDSQRMASLRDTVTDLGGNLHKIGEHGKRMEGIIRSMLEHSREGRSNTQAADLNAVVSTYVNLAWQGVRSRKPDAQVVFEMALDDSAGKVSLMPQEFSRVIVNIVDNACHAVTVRKAQAGAGDFTPRIQVRSRNLGNRVEVAIRDNGVGIPNLIRDKIFNPFFTTKQPGEGTGLGLSISHDIVVKGHGGTLHFESEEGVFTEFIITLPRGEPQGSPA; encoded by the coding sequence ATGGTGACGAACATCGGCGACTACGACATCACCGGCTGGATTCACGAGAGCCGGGCTTCGCTCATCATGCGGGGGCGACGCAGGACGGATGGCCTTCCCGTCGTCCTCAAGATGACCCGGGAGCGCAATCCCCCGCCCCTGAAGCTCACGCGGCTGAAGCACGAGTACGCCCTCCTGCGCACGCTGGAGGGTGACGGCTTCGTCCGCGCCCACGAATTGGTGGATGACGGGGGACGCTGGGCCCTGGTGCAGGAGGACTTCGGCGCCGCGTCCCTCGCCCACCTGGGGATGGCCGGCACGCTGACGCTGGAGGAGTTCCTCACGCTGGCGCTCCAGCTCACCGGCATCCTCGGCACGCTCCACCAGCGCCGGGTGGTGCACAAGGACATCAATCCCTCCAACATCGTGATGAACCGCGGCACCGGCCGCGTGGCGCTCATCGACTTCGGCATCTCCACGCTGCTGAGCCAGGAGACGCGCGCCTTCTCCGGCCCCAACGCGCTCGTGGGCACGCTCGTGTACATGTCCCCGGAGCAGACGGGCCGGATGAACCGGTCCATCGACTACCGCACGGACTACTACTCGCTGGGCGCCACCTTCTACGAGCTGCTCACCGGCCAGCCTCCGCTGCTGAGCAAGGACCCGCTGGAGCTGGTGCACTGGGTCATCGCCCGGCAGCCCGTCTCGCCCCACGACGTGGATGGGCGCATCCCCCGCGCCGTGGCGGACATCGTCCTCAAGCTCCTGTCCAAGAGCGCGGATGAGCGCTACCAGTCCGCGCGCGGCCTCCAGGCCGACCTGCGCGAGTGCCTGGAGCAACTGCGCCGCACCGGCGTCGTCGCTCCCTTTCCCCTGGGGCGGCAGGACGCCTCCGAGCACTTCCGGTTGCCGCAGAAGCTCTACGGGCGCCAGCCGCAGGTGGAGCGGCTGCTCGCCGCCTTCGAGCGCACCCGCCAGGGGCCGGCGCTGCTGACGGTGTCCGGCGGCCCGGGCATCGGCAAGTCGGCCCTGGTCCAGGAGGTGTACCGCCCCCTGACGCTCCGGCGCGGCTACTTCGCCGCCGGCAAGTTCGAGCAGGACTCCGCGCAGGTGCCCTACGCGGCGCTGGGCCAGGTCTTCCAGTCGCTCGTGCAGCAGTTGCAGACGGAGAGCGAGGAGCGGCTGTCCGCCCGCAGGGAGCAGCTCACCGTGGCGCTCGGCGCCCACGCCGGCCTGCTCGCCCCGCTCTGTCCCGCCCTGGAGCGGGTGCTGGGGAAGCTGCCCGAGCCGGTCGCCCTGCCTCCCTCCGAGGCCAGGGACCGCTTCCACCAATTGGTGCGCGACTTCCTCGCCGCCTTCTCCGCGCCCGAGCACCCGCTGTGCCTCTTCCTGGATGACCTTCAGTGGGCGGATGCGGACTCGCTCAAGCTGCTGGCGCAGCTGCTGGCCCCGGGCGGCAGTCCCTCGCTGTTCGTGGTGGGCGCGTACCGGGACAGCGAGGTGGGCCCGGGCCATCCGCTGACGCTCACCCTGCGCGAGCTGGAGGCGCAGGGCTCGAGCGTGGAGAACCTCGTGCTCTCCCCGCTGGAACGCGAGGACGTGACGGCCCTGGTGGCGGACACGCTCGCGGTGTCGCCCGAGGCCGCAGCTCCCCTGGCGGAGCTGCTCGGCGCGCGCACCGGCGGCAACCCCTTCTTCGTCCGCGCCTTCCTCACGGAGCTCCACGCCGACGGGCTGCTGACGTACACCTCCCAGGGCTGGCGCTGGGACCTGGAGCACATCCAGCGCAAGGGCATCACCGACAACGTGGTGGACCTGATGAACCTCCGCGTGGAGCGCCTGCCCGCGCAGACCCGGAGCCTGCTGGACGTCGCGGCGTGCCTGGGCGGCCGCTTCGAGCTGGGCACGCTGGAGGTGGTGGCGGGCCTGGGCCATGGCAAAGCCGGCGAGGCGCTGTGGCCCGCCGTCGTGGAGGGCCTCGTCATCGCTCTGGCTCCGGTGCACTCGGCTGCGGACCTGGTGACGAACGGCACGGGGCTGGAGCTTCGCTTCACCCATGACCGCGTCCGGCAGGCGGTGCTGGGCCGGCTCGCCCCCGAGGCACGGGCGCGGATGCACCTGGACATCGGCCGGCGGCTGCTGGCGGCCGGCCACCCGGGCGAGCATGAGCACGGGCTGTTCGACGTGGTGGGCCAGCTCAACCCGGGCCGCACGGCCATGAGCGACGCGGCCGAGCTGGACGCGCTGGCCGGGCTGAACCTGCGCGCGGCCCGCAAGGCGCTCCAGGGCGCGGCGGCGCAGCGCGGGCTGGAGCACGCCCGCGTCGCCATCTCCCTGCTGGGCGAGGGGGACTGGGAGAGGCGCCATGCCTTCTGCTGGGACATCTACATGGCGGCGCTGGAGGCGGCCTTCCTGTGCTCGGACCTGGAGACCTTCGCCGCGCTGGCGAAGGTGCTGCTGGCCCACGCGCGCACCCTCCTGGACGAGTTGAAGGTACGCCGGCTGGAGGGCCAGCTCCTCTTCTTCCAGCAGCGCGAGGCCGACGCGCTCGCGCTGTACCTCGACGTCCTGCGCAGGCTGGGACACGCGCTGCCGTCCTCGCCGGGGCCCGAGGACATCGGCCGTGAGCTGCAGGCGACCGCACAGCTGTTGGGCGACCGTCCCATCGAGGAACTGGCGGGGCTGCCGGAGTGCCACTCGCCCGAGGCCCGGGCCGTGCTGGAGTTCCTCGGCCACGCGATGCGCGCCGCGAGCATGGGCATGCTCTTCCCGGTGGCCATCTGCCGCATCGTCCAGTGCTCCCTCCAGCAGGGCAACTCGCCGGACTCCGTCACCGGCTACCTGTTCTATGGGGCGCTGCTGGTGCAGGCCGGCGACCATGACCGGGCCTGCCGCTTCGGGCGGCTCGCGCTGAAGCTCGCCGAGCGCTACGACGTGAAGAGCCTGCTGGCCCAGGTGAACCACTACGGCCCCGCGCTGCTGTTCTGCTGGCAGCAGCCGCTGTACGAGCTGGTGCCCCAGCTCGTGGACTCGTACCGCCACGCACGCGAGTCCGGGAGCCCCTACGACATCGCCAACAACGTGACGGGCCTGTGCCAGATGCGCTTCTTCTCGGGCCGGGACTTGCGCGAGCTGGCCGCGGACATGGCGGGCTACCACGACGTGGTCCGCAAGCAGCGCAACCCGCTGGTGCTGGGCTGGTACGAGCCGCTGCACCAGGTGGTGATGGACCTGGTGCAGGACTCCGCCGAGCCCACGCGACTCGCGGGCCCCGTCTACGACGCACAAGCGCGGCTGCCGGGCCTGGGCTCCACGGGCCTGGCTGCCCCGTTCATCCACCACCACTGCCACGCGTTCCTGGCGTACCTCTTCGGCGACGTGGCCGGCGCGCTGGCGAGCGCCGAGGCGGCGGAGCCGGGCTTCATGCTGATGGGCGGCTCGCTGTGGGCGGGGCCCATCGTCCTCTTGCGCTCGCTGTACCGGCTGGCCGCGTGTGCGGGGGCGGAGCCGGCCGAGCGGGAGCGGCTGCTGGCCAAGGTGGCGGCGGACCAGCAGCTGCTGGCGGCGTGGCTGCCCCACAACCCGCGGAGCATGGAGCACCGCCAGATGATGGTGGAGGCCGAGCGCGCCCGCGTCCTGGGAGACGTGCTGCGCGCTCGGGAGTCCTTCGAGCGGGCGGTGGAGCTGGCGCGCCGAGGTGGCTACCAGCATGAGGAGGCGCTGGCCTATGAGCTGGCCGCGCGCTTCTACCTGTCGCAGGACGATGCGAAGCGCGCGCGCCACCACCTGCGCTACGCGCACCAGGCGTACCTGCGCTGGGGCGCGGTGTCCAAGGCGCGGGCCCTGGAGCGCGAGCACCCGCACCTGCTGCCGCGCTTCGCCCTGGCCTCGCTCACCACCCAGACGTTGGCGGTGACGGGAGACGACCAGGACTTCCACCTGCTGGACGTGCTCAGCGTGCTCAATGCCTCGCAGGCCATCTCCAGCGAGCTGGCGCTGGACAAGCTGCTGGTGCACCTGATGCAGCTGCTCATCGAGGCGGCCGGCGCGCAGACGGGCTACCTGATGCTGGAGCGGGGCGGCCGGTGGGTGGCCGCGGTGGAGAAGGCGCCAGGCAGCGACGACATCCAGCTGTTGGGCTCGGTGCCCGTGGAGGAGCTGGAGTCGCGGGGGCACCGGGGCCTGCCCATGTCCGTCGTCCACTACGTGGCGCGCAGCCAGGAGAGCATCGTCCTGGACGACGCCGCCAGCAGCGAGCGCTTCGGCCGGGACGCGTACATTCTCCAGCACCAGGTGCGCTCGGTGCTGTGCTTCCCGCTGTCCCGGCAGGGCGGGCGCGTCAGCATGGTGTACCTGGAGAACAACCTGTCGCGGGGCGCCTTCACGCTGGACAGGCTGCGCATCCTCCAGCTGCTGTCGGCCCAGGCCGTCATCTCGCTGGAGAACGCGCTGCTCTACGAGACGCTGGAGCAGAAGGTGGAGCAGCGCACGCAGGAGCTGCAGGTGAAGAACGAGCAGCTCGCGTCCACGCTGGCGCGGCTGCAGGAGACGCAGAACCGGCTCATCCTTCAGGACCGGCTCGCGTCGCTGGGGGCGATGACGGCCGGCATCGCCCACGAGCTGCGCAACCCGCTCAACTTCGTGAACAGCTTCTCCCGGCTGTCCTCCGACTTGCTCCAGGAGATGCTGGACGAGCTGGCGGCGCTGGGCACCCAGCTCGACTCGCAGCGCATGGCGAGCCTGCGGGACACGGTGACGGACCTGGGCGGCAACCTCCACAAGATTGGAGAGCACGGCAAGCGCATGGAGGGAATCATCCGCTCCATGCTGGAGCACTCGCGCGAGGGGCGGAGCAACACGCAGGCGGCGGACCTCAACGCGGTGGTCTCCACCTACGTCAACCTGGCCTGGCAGGGCGTGCGCTCGCGCAAGCCCGACGCCCAGGTCGTCTTCGAGATGGCGCTGGACGACTCCGCGGGGAAGGTGAGCCTGATGCCCCAGGAGTTCAGCCGCGTCATCGTCAACATCGTGGACAACGCGTGTCACGCGGTGACGGTGCGCAAGGCCCAGGCGGGGGCGGGGGACTTCACGCCGCGAATCCAGGTGCGCAGCCGCAACCTCGGCAACCGGGTGGAGGTGGCCATCCGCGACAACGGCGTGGGGATTCCCAACCTCATCCGGGACAAAATCTTCAACCCGTTCTTCACCACGAAGCAGCCCGGCGAGGGCACGGGCCTGGGGCTGTCCATCAGCCACGACATCGTCGTGAAGGGCCACGGCGGCACGCTCCACTTCGAGTCGGAGGAGGGCGTGTTCACCGAGTTCATCATCACCCTGCCGCGAGGTGAGCCGCAGGGCAGTCCCGCCTGA
- a CDS encoding NAD(P)-binding protein: MASRDESLPPERPPLARVHIYGAGIAGLTAAHELAVRGFRVRVYEPAQECDETGKPEGQPEYLNEHFAVGGMARTQYVRAPKGSQGNFSSGDAAGTHARHRFFYWYPEDFVPTEKDPAFVMDDDERMGRFLAEGGYGLGKNVGVLQIRIPPSKDSSRDGPRSDNARGMRTYLTRESGPWKLDPARVVILKEDEAAWLAQLQGIPFTPLEDEEGLWLELVHFLPGEHGFRFFPSYYRHLFATMVETPLLDAQGQPTGRRVFDNLVPSSFYGIAAQGRRIRFLRRAPASRPVEMLQEVQDLLSAGYPPSDTLQFSLRIWRYMCTSPERRKAEYEGISWWEYLEGYEPKTGTRRYHYSEAFKRDMQFAPRVLAAFDGAWGDARTNGNTLAQLYLNNLLPLPKTDGTLNGPTTVAWLRPWRRYLEERLRVQFVPGALTRFALEDGRIVAWRADRPDVPEEWKDVEVQTGYTEDVPAEPVDYYLVATDAATAEQVTRDLPLQGVVEKLRGFTTRIPPNPRGPEQAQPRMKGVLPGQVPWDRFQTLTGIQFFFPTRARLAEGYLYFLDAPWGLSAINSQQYWATPPIFAQDGFASLLSVDIGNWYVREPGLDSPSESSRARMASEVWRQVKLATEQHGAPLPRAAEEGFSLPDPSWFHMDRCIRFEADAATGEERPIENLAPYLIPIVGDWERRPGAEPWDPEAPSSGSVTAAASQGDVWQATHGGYQVHWGRLVFAGTYLKTFTRMTTMESANESARHAVNAIIDHFLAFQYPAAPATRRAGTRETNTVPEYSGQGTLTGSPEFRMTPIGEYCRIWDPEKHELLELAPLRELDAKLFAAGLPHVWDVLQLEPLLPPLLSPLDPVRGAEALKSFLGRVRESMAAIPGLRWP; encoded by the coding sequence ATGGCGAGTCGTGACGAGTCGCTTCCTCCCGAGCGCCCGCCCCTCGCGCGCGTCCACATCTACGGGGCCGGCATCGCCGGGTTGACCGCGGCCCATGAGCTGGCCGTCCGAGGCTTCCGGGTGCGCGTCTACGAGCCCGCCCAGGAGTGCGACGAGACGGGCAAGCCCGAAGGCCAGCCTGAATACCTCAACGAGCATTTCGCGGTGGGAGGCATGGCTCGCACGCAGTACGTGCGGGCGCCCAAGGGCAGCCAGGGCAACTTCTCCTCGGGCGATGCCGCCGGGACGCACGCCAGACACCGCTTCTTCTACTGGTATCCCGAGGACTTCGTTCCGACCGAGAAGGACCCGGCCTTCGTCATGGATGACGACGAGAGGATGGGCCGGTTCCTGGCGGAGGGCGGCTACGGCCTCGGGAAGAACGTGGGCGTCCTCCAGATTCGCATCCCTCCCAGCAAGGACTCCTCGCGCGATGGGCCCCGAAGCGACAACGCGCGAGGCATGCGCACGTACCTCACGCGGGAGAGTGGGCCCTGGAAGCTCGACCCGGCCCGGGTCGTCATCCTGAAGGAGGACGAGGCCGCGTGGCTCGCGCAGCTCCAGGGCATTCCCTTCACGCCCCTGGAGGATGAAGAGGGGCTGTGGTTGGAGTTGGTCCACTTCCTGCCTGGCGAGCACGGCTTCCGCTTCTTCCCCTCGTATTACCGCCACCTCTTCGCCACCATGGTGGAGACGCCCCTGCTGGACGCGCAGGGCCAGCCCACCGGGCGCCGTGTCTTCGACAACCTGGTTCCCTCCAGCTTCTATGGCATCGCGGCGCAGGGCCGCCGCATCCGCTTCCTCCGCCGGGCTCCCGCCTCGCGCCCCGTCGAGATGCTGCAGGAGGTGCAGGATTTGCTCTCAGCGGGCTACCCGCCCTCGGACACCCTCCAGTTCAGCCTGCGCATCTGGCGCTACATGTGCACCAGCCCCGAGCGCCGGAAGGCGGAATACGAGGGCATCTCGTGGTGGGAGTATCTGGAGGGCTACGAGCCGAAGACGGGGACGCGCCGTTACCACTACAGCGAGGCCTTCAAGCGGGACATGCAGTTCGCTCCCCGCGTGCTCGCCGCGTTCGATGGGGCCTGGGGAGATGCGCGCACCAATGGCAATACACTCGCGCAGCTCTACCTCAACAATCTGCTGCCGTTGCCAAAGACAGACGGCACCCTCAACGGCCCCACCACCGTGGCGTGGCTGCGCCCCTGGCGCCGCTATCTGGAGGAACGGCTGAGGGTCCAGTTCGTGCCGGGCGCGCTGACCCGGTTCGCGCTCGAGGACGGACGCATCGTGGCCTGGCGCGCGGACCGTCCGGACGTTCCCGAGGAATGGAAGGACGTGGAGGTGCAGACCGGGTACACGGAAGACGTCCCCGCCGAGCCGGTCGACTACTACCTCGTGGCCACCGACGCGGCGACCGCGGAGCAGGTGACTCGAGACCTGCCACTCCAGGGTGTCGTCGAGAAACTGCGCGGCTTCACCACGAGGATTCCGCCCAACCCTCGCGGGCCCGAGCAGGCGCAGCCGCGCATGAAGGGCGTGCTGCCCGGCCAGGTGCCCTGGGACCGCTTCCAGACGCTCACCGGCATCCAGTTCTTCTTTCCCACCCGGGCCCGCCTCGCCGAGGGCTACCTCTACTTCCTGGATGCGCCGTGGGGGCTGTCCGCCATCAACAGCCAGCAGTACTGGGCCACTCCGCCCATCTTCGCCCAGGACGGCTTCGCCTCGTTGCTCAGCGTGGACATCGGCAACTGGTACGTGCGTGAGCCGGGCCTGGACAGTCCCTCGGAGTCCTCACGCGCGCGGATGGCCTCTGAGGTGTGGCGTCAGGTCAAGCTGGCCACCGAGCAGCATGGCGCGCCCCTTCCCCGGGCGGCCGAGGAGGGGTTCTCGCTGCCGGACCCCTCGTGGTTCCACATGGACCGCTGCATCCGGTTCGAGGCCGACGCGGCCACCGGTGAGGAGCGCCCCATCGAGAATCTGGCGCCCTATCTCATCCCCATCGTGGGTGATTGGGAGCGCAGACCCGGCGCCGAGCCCTGGGACCCGGAGGCGCCGTCTTCCGGCAGTGTAACCGCGGCGGCTTCCCAGGGCGACGTCTGGCAGGCCACGCACGGTGGCTATCAGGTCCACTGGGGCAGGCTGGTCTTCGCGGGCACGTATCTGAAGACGTTCACCCGGATGACCACGATGGAGTCGGCGAATGAGTCCGCCCGCCACGCGGTCAACGCCATCATCGACCACTTCCTCGCCTTCCAATACCCGGCGGCACCCGCGACGAGGCGGGCCGGCACTCGAGAGACGAACACGGTGCCGGAGTACAGCGGCCAGGGCACGCTGACGGGCTCGCCCGAGTTCCGGATGACGCCCATTGGGGAGTACTGCCGCATCTGGGACCCCGAGAAGCATGAGCTTCTCGAGCTGGCACCGCTTCGGGAGCTGGACGCGAAGCTGTTCGCCGCGGGCCTGCCCCATGTCTGGGATGTGCTGCAATTGGAGCCACTGCTCCCGCCGCTGCTTTCACCACTGGACCCGGTGCGGGGTGCTGAAGCCCTGAAGTCCTTCCTGGGCCGGGTGCGCGAGTCCATGGCGGCGATACCGGGCCTGCGGTGGCCCTGA
- a CDS encoding iron chaperone, with product MAAKFETVDEYIASFPEDVQRILTKVRKAIRSNVPGGEEKIRYGMPAVMLGGRYAVHFAGWKHHVGLYPVPRLDEALEAELAPHRAAKDSVNFPYAKPIPYELIGRVTASIVKLRGEGSE from the coding sequence GTGGCCGCGAAGTTCGAGACCGTCGACGAGTACATCGCGTCGTTCCCCGAGGACGTGCAGCGCATCCTCACGAAGGTCCGGAAGGCCATCCGGAGCAACGTGCCCGGAGGCGAGGAGAAGATTCGCTACGGCATGCCGGCGGTGATGCTCGGTGGCAGGTACGCCGTGCACTTCGCGGGCTGGAAGCACCACGTCGGCCTGTATCCGGTTCCCAGATTGGATGAGGCCCTCGAAGCGGAGCTCGCGCCTCATCGAGCGGCGAAGGACTCCGTCAACTTCCCGTACGCCAAGCCCATCCCGTATGAGCTCATCGGCCGCGTCACGGCGTCCATCGTGAAGCTGCGTGGCGAGGGCTCGGAGTGA
- a CDS encoding DUF6174 domain-containing protein, which yields MVRSGWSRGIVIRALTGALIFGTLACGDRAELDSQRRAWESVRPSHYHFDYTVRGFAPGGGPWRLEVKGTQVVSATYVGSGPEPTPGVTAAFAPTIDDLFDQVAQGLDASSVEVSVSYDPQWHHPADAYFDAGEEGDGFRAGSLEPVE from the coding sequence ATGGTGCGGTCTGGCTGGAGCAGGGGAATCGTCATTCGAGCCCTCACCGGGGCGCTCATCTTCGGGACACTCGCGTGCGGTGACCGGGCGGAGTTGGACTCCCAGCGCAGGGCCTGGGAGTCCGTGCGTCCGAGTCACTACCACTTCGACTACACGGTGAGGGGCTTCGCACCCGGTGGAGGCCCCTGGCGCCTCGAAGTGAAGGGGACGCAGGTCGTCTCCGCGACCTACGTCGGCTCGGGGCCCGAGCCAACACCCGGAGTCACCGCGGCGTTCGCACCGACCATCGACGACCTCTTCGACCAGGTTGCGCAGGGGCTCGACGCGTCATCCGTCGAGGTGTCGGTGAGCTATGACCCTCAATGGCACCATCCGGCCGACGCGTACTTCGACGCGGGAGAAGAGGGGGACGGCTTCAGGGCCGGGAGCCTCGAGCCAGTGGAGTGA
- a CDS encoding DUF6174 domain-containing protein, producing the protein MVRSGWCRGVVIRALTGALIFGTFACGDRAELDSQRRAWESVRPSHYRFDYTVTGFEAGGGPWRLEVNGTQVVSATYVGSWPEPTVGVTVAFAPTIDDLFDKVAQGLDASSVEVTVRYDPQWHHPADARFDYGEEGSGFLAGSLEPVE; encoded by the coding sequence ATGGTGCGGTCTGGCTGGTGCAGGGGAGTCGTCATTCGGGCCCTTACCGGGGCGCTCATCTTCGGGACATTCGCGTGCGGTGACCGGGCGGAGTTGGACTCCCAGCGCAGGGCTTGGGAGTCCGTGCGTCCGAGTCACTACCGCTTCGACTACACCGTGACGGGTTTCGAAGCTGGTGGAGGCCCCTGGCGCCTCGAAGTGAACGGGACGCAGGTCGTCTCCGCGACCTACGTCGGCTCGTGGCCCGAGCCAACAGTCGGAGTCACTGTGGCGTTCGCACCGACCATCGACGACCTCTTCGACAAGGTTGCGCAGGGACTCGACGCGTCATCCGTCGAGGTGACGGTGCGCTATGACCCTCAATGGCACCATCCGGCCGACGCGCGCTTCGACTATGGAGAAGAGGGCAGCGGCTTCCTCGCCGGGAGCCTTGAGCCAGTGGAGTGA
- a CDS encoding pyridoxal phosphate-dependent decarboxylase family protein, translated as MTDFRERAAAAYDAETFRREGHRLVDMLASYLAGTARGEGPVLPWAAPAVNVDRFAAAFPEEPHGEFSDLIARVLSGSNHLHHPRYVGHQVSAPVPLAALCDAVSSLLNNGMAVYEMGPVSTAMERNVLRWMAARLGLPEGTDGVLTSGGSLGNLTALLAARQAKAGYDAWNQGAHAGPPLTVLVAKTAHYCVSRATRIMGWGEGGVTPVAVDEQFRLRPESLDAAFKTATLAGRKVIAVVASAGSTATGAFDPLEPVADFCEKHGLWFHVDGAHGASAVLSPPHRHLVRGIDRADSVVWDAHKGLMMPALVTAVLFRDGARSFEAFAQEASYLFHGDDELPWSDVGLRTMECTKEMMALKVYACLAVLGTRLFSDSVTESYEQAKRFAKRLTAAGDFEVAVTPDCNILCFRHTPSHVPPEEWDALQARLRERLVTRGDFYLVQTKLPKGMYLRVTLINPLTTDADLDALMEALRAAARR; from the coding sequence ATGACGGACTTCCGTGAGCGTGCAGCCGCCGCGTACGACGCAGAGACGTTCCGCCGCGAGGGCCACCGGCTGGTGGACATGTTGGCGAGCTACCTCGCCGGGACGGCGCGAGGTGAGGGGCCGGTGCTTCCGTGGGCCGCGCCCGCCGTGAATGTGGACCGCTTCGCCGCCGCGTTTCCGGAGGAACCGCACGGCGAGTTCTCGGACCTGATAGCGCGCGTGCTGTCGGGCTCGAATCACCTGCACCACCCGCGCTACGTGGGGCACCAGGTGTCGGCACCGGTGCCGCTGGCTGCGTTGTGCGACGCGGTGTCGTCGCTGCTCAACAACGGCATGGCCGTGTACGAGATGGGCCCGGTATCCACGGCGATGGAGCGCAACGTGCTGCGGTGGATGGCGGCGCGGCTGGGGCTGCCGGAGGGCACGGATGGGGTGCTCACCTCGGGAGGCTCGCTGGGGAACCTCACGGCGCTGCTGGCCGCGCGGCAGGCGAAGGCGGGCTACGACGCGTGGAACCAGGGCGCGCACGCGGGCCCGCCGCTCACCGTGCTGGTGGCGAAGACGGCGCACTACTGCGTGTCACGCGCCACGCGCATCATGGGCTGGGGTGAAGGGGGCGTGACGCCAGTCGCCGTGGACGAGCAGTTCCGCTTGAGGCCGGAGTCACTGGACGCGGCCTTCAAGACGGCGACGCTGGCGGGGCGCAAGGTGATTGCGGTGGTGGCGAGCGCGGGCTCCACGGCGACGGGCGCGTTCGACCCGCTGGAGCCGGTGGCGGACTTCTGTGAGAAGCACGGGCTGTGGTTCCACGTGGACGGCGCGCACGGGGCCTCCGCGGTGCTGAGCCCCCCGCACCGGCACCTGGTGCGCGGGATTGATAGGGCGGACTCGGTGGTGTGGGACGCGCACAAGGGGCTGATGATGCCGGCGCTGGTGACGGCGGTGCTGTTCCGCGACGGGGCGCGCTCGTTCGAGGCCTTCGCGCAGGAGGCGAGCTACCTGTTCCACGGAGACGACGAGCTTCCGTGGAGCGACGTGGGCCTGCGCACGATGGAGTGCACGAAGGAGATGATGGCGCTGAAGGTGTACGCGTGCCTCGCGGTGCTGGGGACGCGGCTGTTCTCGGACTCGGTGACGGAGTCGTACGAGCAGGCGAAGCGGTTCGCGAAGCGCCTGACGGCGGCCGGGGACTTCGAGGTGGCGGTGACGCCGGACTGCAACATCCTCTGCTTCCGGCACACGCCGTCACACGTGCCGCCGGAGGAGTGGGACGCATTGCAGGCGCGGCTGCGCGAGCGGCTGGTGACGCGCGGGGACTTCTACCTCGTGCAGACGAAGCTGCCGAAGGGCATGTACCTGCGCGTGACGCTCATCAACCCGCTCACCACGGATGCGGACCTGGATGCTCTGATGGAGGCACTGAGGGCAGCGGCACGGCGGTGA
- a CDS encoding Rdx family protein: MADPKVSITYCNSUGYKPRAARAAAVLKDELDLEAELKTGPSGSYEVAVDGKVVIRKETLAFPTEQEIVDAVAKVLGR; encoded by the coding sequence ATGGCCGACCCGAAGGTGTCGATTACGTACTGCAATTCCTGAGGCTACAAGCCCCGGGCCGCCCGTGCGGCGGCCGTACTGAAGGACGAGCTGGACCTGGAGGCGGAGCTGAAGACGGGACCGTCGGGGAGCTACGAAGTCGCCGTCGACGGCAAGGTGGTCATCCGGAAGGAGACGCTGGCGTTCCCCACCGAGCAGGAAATCGTGGACGCCGTGGCGAAGGTGCTGGGGAGGTAG